The DNA window CATTGGCGAGCGGCGCAATGATGGTTTCGGTATCTCCCGTCCCGATTGCAGCAATACGCGAGGTCGCAATGGGCGGGACCAACTGCGGATCAAGCGGGACCAGATTGTCGTCGATCACGATCACCTGTGTTTGTGCAGGGTGGCCCCGGGCAGCCTCCGGCTCGGTGCCGCCCCGTCCGCGCAGCAGCCCGGTCAGCCGCCAGCGACCTTCGCCTACAGGCTCGGCGCGGAGGAACTGCACCAGCTCACCGCCGATGAGCACACGGTTGGCACCGGCGACAAGACCCGCAAGGTCGGTGTCCGCCAGATCAAAATCGCGTGCGACCAGATCGATCACCGCAGTCGCTGCTGGTTCGAACAAGAGCGCCGAGGAAGGATCGAGCGGCGCACCAAGCATTCCCATCACCGCGCGCTGCGTTCCCGTGGTGCCGAGATCGACCAGCGCGGTGCCCTGAACGGCGAACAGGGCCGCCCCCCGCCATGCGCTGTTCGCGCCAGAAGCCGCTGCAAAGATCAGCGGATTGGCCGGGTTGCTGCTGGTATCGGGTGGGACTTCAAAGGCTGCAAGCAGGGTCGGCGGAATGACGAGATCGGTGGGCGACAGGCTCTCCCCCGGGTCGCTCTGACGCGCGGCACCGCCTGCGGGCGCGAGTCGCTCCAGCTCAAGCGCGATCCCGCGATCCAGCCATTCCCAGCTGCGCAACAACCAGTGGCCAGGCATATCCGGCAGACGCACGATGCGACCGGGCGTGAGCCGCGGATCGAGCTCACCGATTCGCCAGCTGACTGTCTCGTGCTGCCAGCGCGCGCGATTGGCGCTGTCATTGGCGAGGCTGCGCGCGCCGCTGGCGGTCATCGTGGCGGGCAGGTCGATCATCAGCTCGCGGCCCGCTTGGCGGGCACCGGAAGCGCGCTGCACCCCGGTCTGATAGTCGCGATCCTCGTCGTAATAGCGCAGGGCAGCAGGGGAGCGTGCGGGCACACCAGCGCGCTGTTTGTGCGATGCTTCATCTTGCTGCCGGTCATCTGTCGCGAGTTGGCCGGGCAGGGTCACGATACCCTCCCCAGCCGAGTCGCGAACAGCGATGGTGAGGCCCTCGCTGCCTGACATGCAGACCAGCGGAATCACCTGATCAATCGCCGCGAGCGTCGCTGCCAGTGGTCCACCCTCATCGGCAAACCCGCGCGCGTAGGCCAATGGCGCCGCAATGGCGGGGGCTGCCGCATCTGGCACCAGCTGCGCCAGCGACACGCTCTCATCCCCGCCATCGGCAAAGATTTCGAAACTGAGCGCGGGGATGCGGTTGCCGTAATCGCTCAGTTCGAGGTTCTCGAACACGACATAGGCGCAGTCACGGAAAGCAGGTGCAGCCGGACCCTTGGCTGCGGCGATCAGCGGGTCGACCGGATCGTCTCCGAAGCCGCGATAGACGCGCAAAGTTCCGCCGACCTTAAGGTCATCCTGCGCGCCGCGCAGCAGGTTGCCATCGGCCCAGATCCGCCCGACTCGGTCAATCGGCGTGCTCGACAGCGCCACGGCAAAGGAGGCGGTGTAGGCATAGACCGTGGTCGAAGGCTGGCCCTTTCGGCCCTTCTCCTTGCGCTTGCTCTCAATCAGGTCTGTCGACCAGATCACCGTGCCGGGCACCCGCATCCGCCCGAACTGGCGCGGGATCGGCTGGCCATAGCTCGAGGTGCTGATCGCCAGATCGCGCAGGCGTGGCCCCTCGCGCCCGCCGGGGGCAAAGATACGCGAATCGATCTGCTGGCCGATCAACGCGCCGAAGGATGCGCCGATCGGGCCGCCAATCGCTGTACCGAGCGCTGTCAGAACTATCGTCGCCATGAGCTAGCCTTCCTTATGAGGTGCGAACCGCCACTTGGCCTCGAACTGCCAGGCGGGATCGAGCGGCTGGAGCACCACGCGCCGCAGCCCGGCATGGGCGTGGATGACGGTCACCGCGTCAGCAGCGATCACCAGATGGTGCTGGCAATGCGCGAGTGCGATCAGCAGCACCTCTCCTGCGCAAATGGCGCCCGGTGCGGGCACCAGCCCTGAGCGGTGCGCGAGCGGCAACCACTGGGCGATATCGAGATTGCGCAGGCCATAGCCGCTCGGAACCACCGGACGCACACCGCTCGCCGCGAGCGCGGCCGAGACCAGCCCGACGCAGTCGAGTCCAGTCGCCGGATCGCGGCCGTGGAGCCGGAACGGACAGCCAATCAAAGCCCGCGCAGCCTCGGCCACCGCTTCGCCGGGCGCGGTCATGGTTGGCCGTAGCGGGCGAGCAGGTCATTACCCGGCAGGAACGGCTCGCCACGGAAGTTTGCCGCATTCCCGAATCGCGCGGCGCAGGTGGCGATGGTATGGTCGCAGCCCTCGCGCAATTCCGCCCTTGTGCCGAGCGGGGTGCCAGCCACCAGCGGCCGGTCAAGCACCAGCCAGTCCCCCTCGGCATCAATGATTCCGAAGGCCACCCCGGTCTGCGGCCCAGCCATGAAGCGCAGCCGGCCATCGACATGACGCTCGCCATCGAGGCCCGCAAACCGCACCCGGTTGGCTTCGAGATCGATCGCGGCAACCGGCAGCACTGCGGTAAACCGCACCGCCGAAAGCCCGCACCCGCGCCCGCAGAACTCGGCGCGGCAGGTGGGGCTGGTGCGAGGCACGAGATCCTGTTCGAGCAGGCTCTTGGTGGAACGCAGCTCGGCCGAAAACTGGGAGCTGTCGTCCTCAATCCGCCCGATCTGCCCGGTGTAAAGCGTGTGGTGATCAAGGCTCATCCAGTCGACCGCACCGATGGCGATCGCGGCTTCATCGAACAGCCCGGCGGCCAATTCGTCCGCGCGGATTGAATCGTGGTTGAGCACGCCCTGCACCTCGGCGCTGTCATTGGCGAGTTCGGAGGTCAGGCGGATCGCGGCCGGGATCATGCCGGGGGCGGCAAGATGCCGGATGCCGCCGAAGCTGAGGTCGCGGTCATGGCTGGTGAAGGCCAGCGCCGCCCCGTCGCGGCGATAGATGCGCCAGAAGGTTGCCACTGTGTCGAGCTCGCGGTCAAAGAACACGCGCATCAGGCGGACTCCCTGATTTCGATCAGCGGCACCGAGGGCGCTTCGCCGGCGGCGAAGTTCACCGCCGCAACATCAAGCCGGTCTTCGGCAAACCGCACCGGCACATCGAATCGGAAGCCAGCGCGGATTTCGGCCCCCTCAGGCGGAGCGGTGTGGAAGCGCAAGGTGCCTCTTTCGCCCAACGTCCAAGCGGTGCTGACCGCGCCGCCTACGCTCACCACCAGTGTTTCGGCGCGCGGACGGGTGATCGGGCGCACTTGCGGCTCGGCGCCGCCATAGGACTTCACCAGCTGGAAATCGGCGCGCACCCCGTCGGCAATCCCGATCCGTTGATCGAGCATCGTCGGCACGCCCGTCATCCCGTTCGAGCTGTTGTCAAACGGATCCATGATCCGGAACCCGCGCGCCGGACCGCGGCGGGCGCGGAAGAAGGCGATCAGTTCGGACAATTCGCCTTCCGAACGGATGCCGGGGCCGACATCGAAATGCAGCCGGGCGTCCGACCACAGCGAGTTGCGCCGTTCATGCCCCGAGGCTGTGACCGCGATCGAGGTCGAAAACTCAGGCGCGACCGAGGCGCTGCGGCCCAACGCAAAGGGGTACAGCACGTTGTCGAAGGGTTCCATGGCTTGCTCCGGCGGAGGGGCGAGGCGGGTGTAGCCGTCGCGGTTGACCTGCGGCAGCGCCCAGACGTAGCGCCGGGTGATGCCGCGCGCGGCGGCCTCGCCCAACCCGCTGTCGATGCGCGCCCACATCACTTCCGCATCGGCAGGATTGAACACGAAACCGGCGAGATAATCCTGATCGGCGCGCGGATAGCCGAGCCGGGCATCGACCAAGGCATAGGCCGCCCGCCGGGACGCGTCGGCGCCAGCGGTGAGCCAGTCGTAATCTTCCAGCTGCAACCGATCGAAGGCCGGGGCCGCCCATCCGGTCGGGAGATTGGCCCGGTAAAGCTCGGGTGTGACGGGATCGAGGATCGTCGGCGTAAAGGCGAGCAGCAGAACCTCGGAAGGCCCCTGCGCCGCAGCGCGCACGGCAGCACTCAAAGCGGCGGTCGACTGCGCCAGCAGCGCGCCCGCTGCATCGAGCAGCGCCTTCGCCGCCGCGTTCAACGGCGCGGCAATATTGGCGATGACCGGCGGATTGCCTCCGAAAGCCGCCTCGGCCGCCTCGTCGTAAAGGCAGATTTCCCGCGCGGGCGTAACCCACCACCACGGCTCGCCAATCTGAAAGCGGACTGGCAAATCCGCATCTTGGAGCAGGGCGACAAACTTCTCGGCCACCTCGGCCAGCCAGCCCATCGCCTGCGGATTGGCGGGCGACAGCAAGGTCGAAGGCGGCACCCACCCGGTCAGCGCCGGGGCACCGTTGGCGGTGCGTTGCTTCCAGCTTTCCGGGCAATAGGAGTCGAACAGCTCGTAGGAAAGCGAGGCAATGACCCCCAAGCCGCCCATCTGCGCCAGCGTGAACAGGTTGCGGTGCCAGACCAAAGCAGGCTCACACAACTCGCCCTGCGCCGAAGCCAGCAACCCGCCATCCGCCTGCCGCGCGAGCCGCATGAAGTGGCTCATCCCGACATAGTGGACGATATCGTCGCGGTAGCCGAGCCCGGTCACCGCGCGCAGCAGCCGTGCCGGGGTCTGGTTGTAGGCATCGTCATAAGCCGTCGCCATCCGCTAGCCGTGCGGGGGGACGAGTACGTCGCCCAGTTCCAGCATCGCCCGCGCGCCGTCGGCGACGATCTCTGACAGGGTGACCGAACCGCCAAACCGGGTGGGCAGGGGTGCGGCGCTTCCCCCGGAGAAGCCGGGTGCTACCAGCGAGATGAACATGCGGTCGATATCGCCGGGATGGATCGGCTCGCCGGGCAGGCCGTAGCCGCTTTCCAGCGCCGAAAACGGCAGGGTGATCTGCGCGTCAGTCGGCGTGCCTTGCGCGTAGTTCCACAACCGGATGTACCAAGTGCGGGGTTGCCCCGCAGCATCGCGGCCCTCGATCGTCAGCGTCGGCCCATTGGGTTGATCGAGCGCGATCACGCCATCCGATTGCCAGCGAAAGCGCAGCGTCGTGCGCGAATAATCGCGGTCGGTCTGGTAGGCGAGCAGCGGGTGATCGAGCGTGTCGGCGCTCTCCCAGATCAGCCCAACCAGCTCGCCTTCATGATGCAGTTCGATGTCGACCCGCAATGAATCCGGGCCAGTCGTCACCACCGAGGCCATCGCGGGCCGGGGGAAGTTGACGGTCCAGAAGCGCGGA is part of the uncultured Erythrobacter sp. genome and encodes:
- a CDS encoding DUF2460 domain-containing protein gives rise to the protein MATAYDDAYNQTPARLLRAVTGLGYRDDIVHYVGMSHFMRLARQADGGLLASAQGELCEPALVWHRNLFTLAQMGGLGVIASLSYELFDSYCPESWKQRTANGAPALTGWVPPSTLLSPANPQAMGWLAEVAEKFVALLQDADLPVRFQIGEPWWWVTPAREICLYDEAAEAAFGGNPPVIANIAAPLNAAAKALLDAAGALLAQSTAALSAAVRAAAQGPSEVLLLAFTPTILDPVTPELYRANLPTGWAAPAFDRLQLEDYDWLTAGADASRRAAYALVDARLGYPRADQDYLAGFVFNPADAEVMWARIDSGLGEAAARGITRRYVWALPQVNRDGYTRLAPPPEQAMEPFDNVLYPFALGRSASVAPEFSTSIAVTASGHERRNSLWSDARLHFDVGPGIRSEGELSELIAFFRARRGPARGFRIMDPFDNSSNGMTGVPTMLDQRIGIADGVRADFQLVKSYGGAEPQVRPITRPRAETLVVSVGGAVSTAWTLGERGTLRFHTAPPEGAEIRAGFRFDVPVRFAEDRLDVAAVNFAAGEAPSVPLIEIRESA
- a CDS encoding DUF2163 domain-containing protein, producing MRVFFDRELDTVATFWRIYRRDGAALAFTSHDRDLSFGGIRHLAAPGMIPAAIRLTSELANDSAEVQGVLNHDSIRADELAAGLFDEAAIAIGAVDWMSLDHHTLYTGQIGRIEDDSSQFSAELRSTKSLLEQDLVPRTSPTCRAEFCGRGCGLSAVRFTAVLPVAAIDLEANRVRFAGLDGERHVDGRLRFMAGPQTGVAFGIIDAEGDWLVLDRPLVAGTPLGTRAELREGCDHTIATCAARFGNAANFRGEPFLPGNDLLARYGQP
- a CDS encoding phage tail protein, whose product is MATIVLTALGTAIGGPIGASFGALIGQQIDSRIFAPGGREGPRLRDLAISTSSYGQPIPRQFGRMRVPGTVIWSTDLIESKRKEKGRKGQPSTTVYAYTASFAVALSSTPIDRVGRIWADGNLLRGAQDDLKVGGTLRVYRGFGDDPVDPLIAAAKGPAAPAFRDCAYVVFENLELSDYGNRIPALSFEIFADGGDESVSLAQLVPDAAAPAIAAPLAYARGFADEGGPLAATLAAIDQVIPLVCMSGSEGLTIAVRDSAGEGIVTLPGQLATDDRQQDEASHKQRAGVPARSPAALRYYDEDRDYQTGVQRASGARQAGRELMIDLPATMTASGARSLANDSANRARWQHETVSWRIGELDPRLTPGRIVRLPDMPGHWLLRSWEWLDRGIALELERLAPAGGAARQSDPGESLSPTDLVIPPTLLAAFEVPPDTSSNPANPLIFAAASGANSAWRGAALFAVQGTALVDLGTTGTQRAVMGMLGAPLDPSSALLFEPAATAVIDLVARDFDLADTDLAGLVAGANRVLIGGELVQFLRAEPVGEGRWRLTGLLRGRGGTEPEAARGHPAQTQVIVIDDNLVPLDPQLVPPIATSRIAAIGTGDTETIIAPLANAGVSRRPPCPVHPRVRIEGDQASLYGWTRRGRGQWRWDDSVEVPLVEERETYLVGYGPIDAPHAAWQRDAAWLRLTLAERTALVAAHGPAPLWVRQVGTFDRSLPLLLASLF